In the Methanothermobacter sp. genome, one interval contains:
- the oadA gene encoding sodium-extruding oxaloacetate decarboxylase subunit alpha, producing the protein MKGIKVVETAFRDAHQSLLATRLRTRDMIPIAEEMDRVGFFSLEAWGGATFDTCIRYLNEDPWERLRELKEHIKRTPIQMLLRGQNLVGYKHYPDDIVRKFIEKSYENGVDVFRIFDALNDLRNMEYAIKVAREQDAHVQGVICYTISPYHTLESYVDFARELEALECDSVAIKDMAGLISPHDAYELVSALKEETDLMVNLHCHCTSGMTPMSYYAACEAGVDILDTAISPLSWGASQPPTESLVAALRDTPYDTGLDLKILKNIKKYFEEIRKKYSSLLDPIAEQIDTDVLIYQIPGGMLSNLVAQLKEQNALDRYEEVLEEMPRVRKDMGYPPLVTPTSQIVGIQAVMNVLSGERYSMVTNEVKDYFRGLYGRPPAPVNEEVARKVIGDEEPIDCRPADILKPQYEECRKRGEEMGIIEKEEDILTLALYPAIAPKFLRGEVEEEPLEPPVEERAPAGEVPTVFHVEVDGDEFNVKVVPTGYMTIEEAEPEPLDVEGAVRSTMQGMVVKLKVSEGDHVNAGDVVAVIEAMKMENDIQTPHGGVVERIYAGEGERVETGDILMVIK; encoded by the coding sequence ATGAAAGGGATAAAGGTCGTTGAAACAGCATTCAGGGATGCGCATCAGTCACTTCTTGCAACTCGCCTCCGGACAAGGGACATGATACCCATCGCAGAGGAGATGGACAGGGTTGGTTTTTTCTCACTGGAGGCATGGGGAGGCGCAACCTTCGATACCTGCATACGTTACCTGAACGAGGATCCATGGGAGAGGCTGCGGGAACTCAAGGAGCACATAAAGAGGACTCCCATACAGATGCTCCTCCGTGGTCAGAATCTGGTGGGTTACAAGCACTACCCCGATGACATCGTGAGGAAGTTCATTGAGAAGTCATATGAAAACGGCGTTGATGTGTTCAGGATATTCGACGCCCTTAATGACCTCCGGAACATGGAGTACGCCATAAAGGTTGCCAGGGAACAGGACGCCCATGTCCAGGGGGTTATCTGCTACACCATAAGCCCATACCATACACTTGAAAGTTACGTGGACTTTGCAAGGGAACTCGAGGCCCTTGAATGTGACTCGGTTGCCATTAAGGATATGGCAGGTTTAATTTCACCCCACGATGCCTACGAACTTGTAAGTGCCCTTAAAGAGGAAACAGACCTCATGGTAAATCTTCACTGCCACTGCACAAGTGGTATGACACCCATGAGTTACTATGCGGCCTGTGAGGCGGGGGTTGATATCCTTGACACAGCAATATCCCCCCTATCCTGGGGTGCCTCACAGCCTCCGACCGAGAGCCTCGTTGCTGCCCTCAGGGACACTCCCTATGATACCGGACTCGACCTCAAGATCCTGAAGAACATCAAGAAGTACTTCGAGGAGATCAGGAAGAAGTACAGCAGCCTACTGGACCCCATCGCTGAGCAGATCGACACAGATGTCCTTATCTACCAGATACCCGGGGGTATGCTATCAAACCTTGTTGCACAGCTCAAGGAACAGAACGCCCTTGACAGGTACGAGGAGGTCCTTGAGGAGATGCCCCGCGTGAGGAAGGACATGGGTTACCCGCCACTTGTAACCCCCACGAGCCAGATAGTGGGTATACAGGCTGTTATGAATGTCCTGAGTGGTGAAAGGTACAGTATGGTCACCAATGAGGTGAAGGACTACTTCAGGGGACTCTATGGTAGGCCACCAGCACCTGTAAATGAGGAGGTCGCAAGGAAGGTCATTGGCGATGAGGAGCCCATCGACTGCAGACCCGCAGACATCCTCAAGCCCCAGTACGAGGAGTGCAGGAAGAGGGGTGAGGAGATGGGCATAATAGAGAAGGAGGAGGACATACTGACCCTCGCACTCTACCCTGCCATAGCACCCAAGTTTCTGAGGGGAGAGGTTGAGGAGGAACCGCTAGAGCCCCCCGTGGAGGAAAGGGCACCCGCCGGTGAAGTGCCAACGGTCTTCCATGTTGAGGTGGACGGTGACGAATTCAACGTAAAGGTCGTGCCCACAGGATACATGACCATCGAGGAGGCTGAACCAGAACCCCTGGATGTTGAGGGTGCCGTCAGGTCAACGATGCAGGGGATGGTTGTGAAGCTGAAGGTCAGTGAGGGTGACCATGTGAATGCAGGGGATGTTGTGGCTGTTATTGAGGCCATGAAGATGGAGAACGACATCCAGACACCCCACGGTGGCGTTGTTGAGAGGATATACGCAGGCGAGGGCGAAAGGGTTGAGACAGGTGACATCCTCATGGTCATAAAATAA
- a CDS encoding ATP-binding protein, producing MAKIIIDYDECDACGECVDVCPMEVLIIVDGKLKVQHPEECNECEVCMDVCPNECIEVEED from the coding sequence ATGGCAAAGATAATCATAGATTATGATGAATGTGATGCATGCGGAGAATGTGTCGATGTATGCCCGATGGAGGTACTCATAATAGTTGACGGTAAACTCAAGGTCCAGCACCCTGAGGAATGCAATGAATGTGAGGTATGCATGGACGTCTGCCCCAATGAGTGCATAGAGGTTGAGGAGGACTGA